The nucleotide sequence GTTCGCGGCGACGTTGCCCTGCGTGTACGACGACAACCTCGAGCGGATCGCGAAGTCGCGGAACGGCGACGTCATCGCGTACGCGTCCGCGATGGCCACCCTGAAGCGCCTCGATGCGGCCTTCGTGGGCTCGAGCGTGCAGTCGATTCCTGGGGGGTTGCGAGCACTTGCTGAGCTCCACGCGCGATCGATGGCGGCCCTCGCGCGCGACATGAAGGACCCCGCGATCGCCGCGCAGGCCGATCTCCTCGGCGCCATCCTCGGCGCCACACGGTGAGCGGACGCGCCTGACGCGCCAGCGCGATCGCGATCGCGATCGCGCCTACACTGCGCCGCGGATCAGCGCACCAAGCGACGCGTGCATCCGCCCGTTCGTCGCGAGGACGCTCCCGTCGCGCACGTCGACGGCCCTGCCGGAGACTGAGCTCACCGCGCCGCCGGCCGCGCGGACGAGCGCCGCGCCGCCCGCCAGGTCCCACGGGTTCAGGCGCTTCTCCCAGTAGCCGTCGTAGGTGCCGTCGGCGACCAGGCAGAGGTCGAGCGCCGCAGACCCGCACCGCCGCACGCCACGGCACCGCCGCTTCACAGCCACGAACGCGGCGAAGTTGTTGTCCTCGTTGGTGGCGCGATCGTACGGAAAGCCGGTCGCGAAGAGGCTGTCTTCCAGGTCGGCCGTCGCGCTCACGTGGCAGGGCGCGCCTGAGCGCAGCGCCACGAGCGGCTCGCCTTCCACGGTGGCGGCGCCCACGAAGACGAGGCCGAGCGCGGGCGCGGCGACCACCCCCACCACGGGCAGCTCGTCGCCCTCAGCTCCGGCGGGCACCACGAGGCCGATCGACACGGCAAAGAACGGGTGCCCGTGGACGAAGTTGGTGGTGCCGTCGAGTGGGTCGACGAAGAACGTGGGGCGGCCGCGAGGCGACTCGCCGCCGTACTCCTCCCCCACCACCGCGAGGCCCGTGCGCTCGAGCCGCGCGAGGACCAACCGCTCAGCCTCGCGATCGAAGCGCGTGACGAGATCGCTGCGCCGCGCCTTGTGCTCGACGTCGAGCGGCGCGCGAAACCCGGTGAGCAGGTGGGCCGCCGCCTCGCCGGCCGCCTCCTTCGCGACCTCGAGCAGCTCGAGGAGTGTGCCGTCCGTGAGGCGCTCGGTCATTGTCAGTCACGCTCCCTAAGCGCCGCGAGCAGCTTCTGGTGGATCCCGCCGAACGCCCCGTTCGAGAGGAGCGCCACCGTGTCGCCTGGGGCCGCGTCGCGCGCGAGCTGCTCGACGATGGCGTCGACGCTCTCGGCGTTCGTGGCGTGCGCGCCGATCTCGCGGGTGAGCCGGGCGACGTCCAGGCGCTCCGCGTCGGGCACGTTGGTGCGCCCGAGCGGGGCGAAGACCACGCGATCGGCGCTCTCGAACGCGCGCGGATATTCGGCTTGGTGGAGCGCGCGGCAAGCCGTCGCGCTGCGCGGCTCGAAGACGGCGAAGAGCTTGCCTGCGCGGTGCTTCTGCCGGAGCGCGCGGAGGGTCTCGAGCACCGCCGTGGGGTGGTGCGCGAAGTCGTCATACACGCGGACGCCGGCCGCCTCTCCGACGAGGTCCTGCCGGCGCTTCACGCCTTCGAAGGTCGCGAGCCCGGCGCGGAGCTCAGCGAACCCAATGCCGAAGCCCTCGGCGCAGGCCGCGATGACCGCGAGCGCGTTGCGCACGTTGTGAGCGCCCGGGCTCGTCATGGAGAAGCGCCCGGCGGACGAGCCGCCCACGAAGACGTCGAACGCCTGCACGCCGGCCTCGTCGATGGGGACCGGCGCTGCCAGCCAGGTCGGCGGCTCGTCGCGCTCGTCTCCGCCCGGACTGGCGATCGCGTCGCCGTCGAGCGCCACGTACACCACGCGGCAGCGCGCGCGCGCGGCGACGGCGCGCACCTTGGGATCGCGCGCGTCGACCACGAGCAGACCGCCCGCGGGCAGGGCCGCGACGAGCCGCTCGAACTCGCGCACGTACGACGCCTCGTCCGGGTAGATGTCGATGTGGTCGTGCTCGATGCTCGTGAGCACCACCACGTCGTCCTCCGACACCCCAACATAATCGAGGAATTTCGGAGCTTTATGCCAGTAAACGGCGTCGTATTCGTCGCCCTCGACGACGAACGGCGCGCGCCCTCGAGGGGCCGTGGAGGTGCCCCCAAGGCGGTGCTTCACCCGCCCGATCTTGGCGCCCTTGCCGAAGTTCTTCGGCACGCCGCCGATGAAGAAGCCGGGCTCGGCGCCGGCCTTCTCGAGCAGCCACGCGGCCATCGACGAGGTCGTGGTCTTGCCGTGCGTCCCGCAGACCACGAGCGCGCGGCGACCCTCGAGGAAGTGCGCGCGGAGAGCGCCCGACATGCTGGTGCGCGGAAGGCCGCGCGCCTCGACGGCCTGCGCCTCCGGGTTGGTGGCGCGGATGGCGTTCCCCACGACGGCGAGGTCGACGTCGCCGGCGACGTGCGCGGCGTCGTACCCCCGGAGACAGCGCACGCCCGCGGCCTCGAGCGCCGGGCCGATGGGGGGGTCGAACGCGAGATCCGACCCGCTCACCTCATGCCCCGCCTCGACGAAGAGCGCGGCGAGCGCGCCCATCCCCGTGCCCGAGACCCCGACGAAGTGGACGCGCACGTCAGGCCTTTCGGAAGGTGAACGCCTCGTCCACCACGTCGACGTGCACCACCGACCCGGGCGCGTAGCCCCCCGCGAGGATCTCCTCGGCCAGCGGGTCCTGGACGTTCTTCAGGATGGCGCGCTTCAGCGGCCGCGCACCGAACGCGGGCTCGTAGCCGAGATCCACGAGGCGGGTCTTCGCGGCGTCCGACAGCTCGAGCCGCAGCTCGCGATCTACGAGCAGCTTCTCGAGGCGCTTCAGCTGGATCGTGACGATGCCAGAGAGATCCGGCTTCGACAGGGGGCGGAAGATCACCACGTCGTCGATGCGGTTCAAGAACTCGGGCCGGAGGAAGTTTCGCAGCTCCTCGCGGAGCACGTCGCGCAGGGCTTCGCGGCCGTCGGCCGACTCGAAGAGCTTCGCGTCGGTCTCCAGGATGCGCTGCGACCCGATGTTGCTCGTCATGATGACGACCGTGTTCGAGAAGTCGGCGGTGCGGCCGCGGCCGTCGGTGAGCCGACCGTCGTCCAGAACCTGGAGGAGCAGGTTGAAGACGTCGGCGTGGGCCTTCTCCACCTCGTCGAACAGCAGCACGCTGTAGGGGCGTCGACGGACGGCCTCCGTCAAGAAGCCACCCTCCTCGCTGTCGACGTAGCCGGGCGGCGCGCCGACGAGGCGCTGCGCCATGTGCTTCTCCATGAACTCGCTCATGTCGAGGCGGGTCATCGACTGCTCGTCGTCGAAGAGAAACTCGGCGAGCGCCTTGGCGAGCTCTGTCTTCCCCACGCCGCTCGGCCCGAGGAAGAGGAAGCTCCCGATGGGCTTCCCCGGATCGCGGAGGCCCACGCGGCCGCGCCGCACGGCCTTGGAGACGGCGCGCACGGCCTCCTCCTGGCCAACGACCCGCGCGCTGAGCCGCGCCTCCATCTTGAGCAGCTTCTCGCTCTCCGCCTCGAGCATCCGCGCGATGGGGATGCCCGTCCAGTCGCCCAGCACCACCGCGACGTCCTCTTCGGTGACGATGCGGGTCGCGCCGGCGGTCTCCGACTCGCGCGAGACCGCCCCCTCCGCCGCCGCGAGGCGGCGCCTCACGTCCGGCAGCTGCACGTGCTCGAGCTCACCCAACTTCGCGAAATTATGTTCTTTTCTCGCGACCTCGAGCTGCGCTTCGAGCTTCGTCAGCTCCTCACGGAGCGCGCCCGCGGCGGCGAACGCGCCGCGACGCGAGTCGAGCTTCACGCGCATGTCGGAGACGCTCGGCTCGAGCTCGCGGATCTCCTTCTCGATGCGCTCGCGGGTCTTGCGGCTCATGGGGTCTTCGTCGTGGATGACGCCCGCGAGCTGCGACTTGAGGGACGCGAGCCGGCGGATGGCGTCGTCCATGTGCGCCGGGATGCCGTCGAGCTCCACCCGCTTGCGGGCGGCGGCCTCGTCGAGCAGATCGAGGGCGTTGTCGGGCAGCGCGCGATCTTGCACGTAACGCTTCGCGAGCCGCACCGCGGCGACCACGGCGGGATCGCCGATCTGCACCTGGTGGTAAGCCTCGTAGCGCGTCGCCACGCCGCGCAAGATTTCGATCGCCTGCTCCGGCGTCGGCGCGTCGATCGAGAGCGTCGTGAAGCGGCGCAGCAGGTTCGGGTCCTTCTCCTGCAGCTTGCGTACGCCTTCGGGTGTGGTCGTCGCGAGCAGGCGCACCTCGCCGCGCGCGAGCAGCGGCTTCAGCAGATCGCCCACGCTCGCGCCCGCGCCGCCCTGACCGAGCAGCGACTCGAGGCCGTCGATGAAGAGCACCGTGTCCTTTTGCTTGACCAGGGTGAGCACCTGCTTCAAGCGCTCCTCGACCTCGCCTCGCAGCTTCGCGCCGGCCATCAGCGAGCCCACCTCGAGCTCGTGGATGACGAGACCGGCGAGGTTGTGCGGCACGTCTTCGGCGGCGATGCGCGAGGCGAGCGCGCCCACGATGGCGGTCTTGCCGACGCCGGGCTCTCCCACCAGAAGCGGGTGGTTCTTCTGGCGGCGTTCCAGGATTTGCAGGACGCGCCGCACCTCGACGTCGCGCCCGATGACGGGGTCGAAGCCCACGTCGCGCGCGCGCGCCGTGAGATCGTTCGTGAAGCGCCCCACCCCGGCGCCGGTGTCGGTCGTGGCGGACGGCGACGCGGCTGCGCTCGCGGGCACCTCGCGGGGAACGCTGTTCAGCGCGTCCATGTGCGAGCGCAGCGAGCCCGGCCCGAGCCCGAACGCCTGAAGGACGACGGCGGCCGGCCCGCGGATCTCCTGGGAGAGCGCGTTCAGCAGGTGCTCGACACCCACCAGGCTCTTG is from Myxococcales bacterium and encodes:
- a CDS encoding AAA family ATPase is translated as MGVEQTIHLERYAPDAKALVAGAQALADERKHGQVLPLHLLSRAIERDRGVQEVFKKAGASATDIAVEAETQLSRLPKEQGGLAYLSTATLQLLGRAEKEADKSLVGVEHLLNALSQEIRGPAAVVLQAFGLGPGSLRSHMDALNSVPREVPASAAASPSATTDTGAGVGRFTNDLTARARDVGFDPVIGRDVEVRRVLQILERRQKNHPLLVGEPGVGKTAIVGALASRIAAEDVPHNLAGLVIHELEVGSLMAGAKLRGEVEERLKQVLTLVKQKDTVLFIDGLESLLGQGGAGASVGDLLKPLLARGEVRLLATTTPEGVRKLQEKDPNLLRRFTTLSIDAPTPEQAIEILRGVATRYEAYHQVQIGDPAVVAAVRLAKRYVQDRALPDNALDLLDEAAARKRVELDGIPAHMDDAIRRLASLKSQLAGVIHDEDPMSRKTRERIEKEIRELEPSVSDMRVKLDSRRGAFAAAGALREELTKLEAQLEVARKEHNFAKLGELEHVQLPDVRRRLAAAEGAVSRESETAGATRIVTEEDVAVVLGDWTGIPIARMLEAESEKLLKMEARLSARVVGQEEAVRAVSKAVRRGRVGLRDPGKPIGSFLFLGPSGVGKTELAKALAEFLFDDEQSMTRLDMSEFMEKHMAQRLVGAPPGYVDSEEGGFLTEAVRRRPYSVLLFDEVEKAHADVFNLLLQVLDDGRLTDGRGRTADFSNTVVIMTSNIGSQRILETDAKLFESADGREALRDVLREELRNFLRPEFLNRIDDVVIFRPLSKPDLSGIVTIQLKRLEKLLVDRELRLELSDAAKTRLVDLGYEPAFGARPLKRAILKNVQDPLAEEILAGGYAPGSVVHVDVVDEAFTFRKA
- a CDS encoding UDP-N-acetylmuramate:L-alanyl-gamma-D-glutamyl-meso-diaminopimelate ligase, producing MRVHFVGVSGTGMGALAALFVEAGHEVSGSDLAFDPPIGPALEAAGVRCLRGYDAAHVAGDVDLAVVGNAIRATNPEAQAVEARGLPRTSMSGALRAHFLEGRRALVVCGTHGKTTTSSMAAWLLEKAGAEPGFFIGGVPKNFGKGAKIGRVKHRLGGTSTAPRGRAPFVVEGDEYDAVYWHKAPKFLDYVGVSEDDVVVLTSIEHDHIDIYPDEASYVREFERLVAALPAGGLLVVDARDPKVRAVAARARCRVVYVALDGDAIASPGGDERDEPPTWLAAPVPIDEAGVQAFDVFVGGSSAGRFSMTSPGAHNVRNALAVIAACAEGFGIGFAELRAGLATFEGVKRRQDLVGEAAGVRVYDDFAHHPTAVLETLRALRQKHRAGKLFAVFEPRSATACRALHQAEYPRAFESADRVVFAPLGRTNVPDAERLDVARLTREIGAHATNAESVDAIVEQLARDAAPGDTVALLSNGAFGGIHQKLLAALRERD
- a CDS encoding inositol monophosphatase: MTERLTDGTLLELLEVAKEAAGEAAAHLLTGFRAPLDVEHKARRSDLVTRFDREAERLVLARLERTGLAVVGEEYGGESPRGRPTFFVDPLDGTTNFVHGHPFFAVSIGLVVPAGAEGDELPVVGVVAAPALGLVFVGAATVEGEPLVALRSGAPCHVSATADLEDSLFATGFPYDRATNEDNNFAAFVAVKRRCRGVRRCGSAALDLCLVADGTYDGYWEKRLNPWDLAGGAALVRAAGGAVSSVSGRAVDVRDGSVLATNGRMHASLGALIRGAV